Proteins found in one Actinokineospora alba genomic segment:
- a CDS encoding DUF1707 SHOCT-like domain-containing protein, whose product MSEQPGIPGPHEMRASNADRERFSKILHDAMSEGRLTVGELEERLDQVYAAKTYGDLIPVVRDLPGHQVVPRLQQPLATPAPNRVGGRGTSSSAIAIMSGSDRRGPWVVPPTFNAIAIMGGVEIDLTQATFEAAETVIQAYALMGGVEIRVPEGITVVVDGIGFMGGFANSVRTQGPPGSPVVRITGFAMWGGVDVKPPRRRKGRHGHQEIED is encoded by the coding sequence GTGAGCGAGCAGCCAGGAATCCCAGGTCCGCACGAGATGCGCGCGTCCAACGCCGACCGGGAGCGCTTCTCGAAGATCCTGCACGACGCCATGTCCGAGGGCAGGCTCACCGTGGGGGAACTCGAGGAGCGTTTGGACCAGGTCTACGCCGCGAAGACCTACGGGGACCTGATCCCGGTGGTCCGCGACCTGCCCGGCCACCAGGTGGTCCCCCGACTCCAGCAGCCCCTCGCGACACCGGCGCCGAACCGCGTCGGTGGTCGCGGCACGTCGTCCAGCGCCATCGCGATCATGTCGGGCTCCGACCGCAGGGGGCCGTGGGTGGTCCCGCCGACGTTCAACGCCATCGCGATCATGGGCGGGGTCGAAATCGACCTGACCCAGGCCACGTTCGAGGCGGCGGAGACGGTGATCCAGGCGTACGCCCTGATGGGCGGGGTCGAGATCCGGGTGCCGGAGGGCATCACGGTGGTGGTCGACGGCATCGGCTTCATGGGCGGCTTCGCCAACTCGGTCCGCACCCAGGGCCCTCCCGGCTCGCCGGTCGTCCGCATCACCGGTTTCGCGATGTGGGGCGGGGTGGACGTGAAGCCGCCGCGGCGGCGCAAGGGCAGGCACGGGCACCAGGAGATCGAGGACTGA
- the deoC gene encoding deoxyribose-phosphate aldolase, which produces MAASTTTTSGSPPEFADATRDETSLRRFLHGLPGVDQVGVEQRAAGLATRSIKKASKMWAIDMAISMVDLTTLEGADTAGKVRTLCAKARRPEPERPEVPHVAAVCVYPDMVETAVAEVEGTGVGVASVATAFPSGRSSLRIKIADTEYAVEAGATEIDMVIDRGAFLSGRYGQVFDEIRTIKHACGDAHLKVILETGELATYDNVRRASWLALLAGGDFIKTSTGKVSPAATLPVTHVMLQAVHDWHAVTGELRGVKPAGGIRTTKDAIRYLVAVQEVAGPQWLDPHLFRFGASSLLNDLLMQRRTQLDGFYSGPDYVTVD; this is translated from the coding sequence ATGGCCGCATCCACGACGACGACGTCCGGGTCACCCCCCGAGTTCGCCGACGCCACCCGCGACGAGACCTCGTTGCGCAGGTTCCTGCACGGGCTTCCCGGGGTGGACCAGGTGGGCGTCGAGCAGCGCGCTGCCGGGTTGGCGACGCGCAGTATCAAGAAGGCCAGCAAGATGTGGGCCATCGACATGGCGATCTCCATGGTCGACCTGACCACCCTGGAAGGGGCGGACACGGCGGGCAAGGTGCGGACGCTGTGCGCGAAGGCGCGCAGGCCCGAGCCGGAGCGGCCGGAGGTGCCGCACGTCGCCGCGGTCTGTGTGTATCCGGACATGGTGGAGACGGCCGTCGCCGAGGTCGAGGGCACTGGGGTCGGGGTCGCCAGCGTGGCCACCGCGTTCCCCTCCGGCCGGTCGAGCCTCCGAATCAAGATCGCCGACACGGAATACGCCGTCGAGGCGGGTGCGACCGAGATCGACATGGTGATCGACCGGGGCGCGTTCCTGTCCGGCAGGTACGGGCAGGTCTTCGACGAGATCCGCACGATCAAGCACGCCTGCGGGGACGCCCACCTCAAGGTCATCCTGGAGACCGGCGAACTGGCCACCTACGACAACGTGCGCCGCGCGTCCTGGCTGGCGCTGCTCGCGGGCGGCGACTTCATCAAGACCTCCACCGGCAAGGTCTCCCCCGCGGCCACGCTGCCGGTGACCCACGTGATGCTGCAGGCCGTGCACGACTGGCACGCCGTGACCGGCGAGCTGCGCGGGGTCAAGCCCGCGGGCGGCATCCGCACCACGAAGGACGCCATCCGCTACCTCGTGGCGGTCCAGGAAGTGGCCGGGCCGCAGTGGCTCGACCCGCACCTGTTCCGCTTCGGTGCCTCCAGCCTGCTCAACGACCTGCTGATGCAGCGCCGGACGCAGCTCGACGGCTTCTACAGCGGCCCCGACTATGTGACGGTGGACTGA
- a CDS encoding aldehyde dehydrogenase family protein: protein MTWDYAPAPESRAIANLKPSYRMFLDGEFVEGSGEPLKTINPATEEVLAEVSTASASDVDRAVKAAKRAQDKVWGPMSGAERAKYIFRIARMMAERSRELAVLESLDNGKPIKESRDVDVPTAAAHFFYHAGWADKLDYAGYGPNPRPLGVAGQVIPWNFPLLMAAWKIAPALACGNTVVLKPAETTPLTALVLAEIIQQAELPPGVVNILPGAGDVGAELVNHPGVNKIAFTGSTEVGKIIQKSLAGTGKKVTLELGGKAANIVFDDAPLDQAVEGIVNGIFFNQGHVCCAGSRLLVQESIAEELLEKLHKRVSTLRIGDPLDKNTDVGAINSRDQLTKIQDLVATGEAEGAVRWTSACPLPDKGFFFAPTVFAGVSQAMRIAREEIFGPVLSVLTFRTPDEAIAKANNTPYGLSAGIWTEKGSRILWAANQLRAGVVWANTFNRFDPTAPFGGYQESGFGREGGRTGLEAYFDV, encoded by the coding sequence ATGACCTGGGACTACGCGCCCGCGCCGGAGTCGCGGGCGATCGCGAACCTCAAGCCGAGCTACCGGATGTTCCTCGACGGCGAGTTCGTCGAGGGCTCCGGCGAGCCGCTCAAGACGATCAACCCGGCGACGGAGGAAGTCCTCGCCGAGGTGAGCACCGCCAGTGCGTCCGATGTGGACCGTGCGGTGAAAGCCGCGAAACGCGCGCAGGACAAGGTGTGGGGGCCGATGTCGGGCGCCGAGCGCGCCAAGTACATCTTCCGCATCGCGCGGATGATGGCCGAGCGCTCGCGTGAGCTGGCGGTGCTGGAAAGCCTCGACAACGGCAAGCCCATCAAGGAATCCCGCGACGTCGATGTGCCCACGGCCGCCGCGCACTTCTTCTACCACGCCGGTTGGGCCGACAAGCTGGACTACGCGGGCTACGGCCCGAACCCGCGCCCGCTGGGTGTCGCGGGCCAGGTCATCCCGTGGAACTTCCCGCTGCTGATGGCCGCGTGGAAGATCGCACCGGCGCTGGCCTGCGGAAACACCGTGGTGCTCAAGCCCGCGGAGACAACACCGCTGACCGCGCTGGTGCTCGCCGAGATCATCCAGCAGGCCGAGCTGCCGCCGGGCGTGGTGAACATCCTGCCCGGCGCCGGAGACGTCGGCGCGGAGCTGGTGAACCACCCGGGTGTCAACAAGATCGCCTTCACCGGGTCCACCGAGGTCGGCAAGATCATCCAGAAGTCGCTGGCGGGCACCGGGAAGAAGGTCACGCTCGAACTCGGCGGCAAGGCGGCCAACATCGTCTTCGACGACGCGCCGCTCGACCAGGCCGTCGAGGGGATCGTCAACGGGATCTTCTTCAACCAGGGCCATGTCTGCTGCGCGGGCTCCCGGCTGCTGGTGCAGGAGTCGATCGCCGAGGAACTGCTGGAGAAGCTGCACAAGCGCGTCTCCACGCTGCGCATCGGCGACCCGCTGGACAAGAACACCGACGTCGGCGCGATCAACTCGCGCGACCAGCTCACCAAGATCCAGGACCTGGTGGCGACCGGCGAGGCCGAGGGCGCGGTGCGCTGGACGTCGGCGTGTCCGTTGCCGGACAAGGGTTTCTTCTTCGCCCCCACTGTGTTCGCCGGGGTCAGCCAGGCCATGCGGATCGCCCGTGAGGAGATCTTCGGGCCGGTCCTGTCGGTCCTGACCTTCCGCACGCCGGACGAGGCCATCGCCAAGGCGAACAACACGCCCTACGGGCTGTCGGCCGGAATCTGGACCGAGAAGGGCTCCCGAATCCTGTGGGCGGCGAACCAGCTGCGCGCGGGTGTGGTGTGGGCCAACACGTTCAACCGCTTCGACCCGACCGCGCCGTTCGGCGGGTACCAGGAGTCGGGCTTCGGCCGCGAGGGCGGCCGCACGGGTCTGGAGGCGTACTTCGATGTCTGA
- a CDS encoding aldehyde dehydrogenase family protein: MSERLSVAKTYKLYLGGAFPRSESGRTYPVTDSRGKFLANAAQASRKDVREAVVAARKAFGKWSGATAYNRGQVLYRVAELLEGRREQFIAEVSSSEGIQAKKAQSIVDAAIDRWVWYAGWTDKIATVLGASNPVAGPYFSFSVPEPTGVVGVLAPQKSSLLGLISVIAPVIATGCTAVVVTSQDRPLPAITLSEVLATSDVPGGVVNLLTGHTAELAPWLASHADVNALDLTGAPDELRADLEASASGTVKRVLRAAEEDWAKQPDIRRLRAVLETKTVWHPMGV, encoded by the coding sequence ATGTCTGAGCGACTCAGCGTTGCCAAGACGTACAAGCTGTACCTGGGCGGCGCTTTCCCGCGCTCGGAGTCGGGCCGCACGTACCCGGTGACGGACTCGCGCGGCAAGTTCCTGGCGAACGCGGCGCAGGCGTCCCGAAAGGACGTTCGCGAAGCGGTTGTGGCCGCCCGCAAGGCTTTCGGCAAGTGGTCCGGCGCGACCGCCTACAACCGGGGCCAGGTGCTGTACCGGGTGGCGGAGCTGCTGGAGGGGCGCCGCGAGCAGTTCATCGCCGAGGTGTCTTCAAGCGAGGGCATTCAAGCGAAGAAGGCGCAGTCCATTGTGGACGCGGCCATCGACCGCTGGGTCTGGTACGCGGGATGGACCGACAAGATCGCCACGGTCCTGGGCGCGTCGAACCCGGTCGCCGGGCCGTACTTCTCGTTCTCGGTGCCGGAGCCGACCGGGGTGGTCGGGGTGCTGGCGCCGCAGAAGTCGTCGCTGCTGGGGCTGATCAGCGTGATCGCCCCGGTGATCGCGACCGGGTGCACGGCGGTCGTGGTGACGAGCCAGGACCGGCCACTGCCCGCGATCACCCTCTCGGAGGTCCTGGCGACCTCGGACGTGCCGGGCGGCGTGGTGAACCTGCTGACCGGCCACACCGCCGAGTTGGCTCCCTGGCTGGCCTCGCACGCCGACGTCAATGCCCTGGACCTGACCGGAGCGCCGGACGAACTGCGTGCGGACCTTGAGGCGTCGGCCTCGGGGACGGTCAAGCGGGTGCTGCGAGCAGCTGAGGAGGACTGGGCGAAGCAGCCCGACATCCGCAGGCTGCGCGCGGTCCTGGAGACCAAGACCGTGTGGCACCCGATGGGTGTCTAG
- a CDS encoding Fic/DOC family protein codes for MTQDDPYTDPATGVLLNLLGIADRPTLIEVERDLAFLRDQSLRRRPPPGSFDFAHLCDYHRHLFGDIYAWAGTPRHVDIARDVSPFAHWRYIEQSLTSLLAALRKEKLLADLDRADFLDRFTFYFVEVNVIHPFREGNGRTQRAFFRHLAAHVGWDMDISRVTGERYIEGCKAGMVGDLRPLTDLFDTVLRWY; via the coding sequence GTGACCCAAGACGACCCGTACACCGATCCAGCGACCGGTGTCCTGCTCAACCTGCTCGGCATCGCGGACCGCCCCACCCTGATCGAGGTCGAACGCGACCTCGCCTTCCTGCGCGACCAGAGCTTGCGCAGACGGCCCCCGCCCGGCAGCTTCGACTTCGCCCACCTGTGCGACTACCACCGCCACCTCTTCGGCGACATCTACGCGTGGGCAGGCACCCCAAGGCACGTCGACATCGCCCGCGACGTGTCGCCGTTCGCCCACTGGCGCTACATCGAGCAGTCCCTGACCAGCCTGCTCGCCGCGCTCCGCAAGGAGAAGCTGCTCGCCGACCTCGACCGCGCCGACTTCCTCGACCGGTTCACCTTCTACTTCGTCGAGGTCAACGTCATCCACCCGTTCCGCGAGGGCAACGGCCGCACCCAGCGGGCGTTCTTCCGCCACCTGGCCGCCCACGTCGGCTGGGACATGGACATCTCGCGGGTCACGGGCGAGCGCTACATCGAGGGCTGCAAAGCGGGCATGGTGGGCGACCTGCGCCCACTCACCGACCTGTTCGACACCGTCCTGCGCTGGTACTAG
- a CDS encoding type II toxin-antitoxin system antitoxin SocA domain-containing protein has translation MADVHDVAAAILAETGPDSPMRLQKLLYYVQGWHLAMTGEPVFPDRIEAWRAGPVVPEVYRHHEGKRAVAAWDEGDPKRLGDSDRATVRWVVERYAGFDRHQLSAMTHDEEPWRAARHGLADDEPSTEPLSRKVMAEYFGRLICDSETAITQAVANARLEGLTVSADAIADARAVDRGELTTDEAVRRRIRQFTKQ, from the coding sequence GTGGCCGACGTGCACGACGTCGCAGCCGCGATCCTGGCGGAGACCGGTCCGGACTCCCCGATGCGCCTGCAGAAGCTTCTCTACTACGTGCAGGGCTGGCATCTCGCGATGACCGGCGAGCCGGTGTTCCCCGATCGGATCGAGGCCTGGCGGGCCGGTCCGGTGGTCCCCGAGGTGTACCGACACCACGAGGGCAAGCGTGCGGTCGCCGCGTGGGACGAGGGCGACCCGAAGCGGCTCGGCGACAGCGACCGGGCGACCGTGCGCTGGGTGGTCGAGCGCTACGCCGGGTTCGACCGCCACCAGCTCAGCGCCATGACCCACGACGAGGAACCCTGGCGCGCCGCCAGGCACGGTCTTGCCGACGACGAGCCCAGCACCGAGCCGCTGTCGCGGAAGGTGATGGCGGAGTACTTCGGCAGACTGATCTGCGACTCGGAGACAGCGATCACCCAGGCCGTGGCCAACGCCCGCCTGGAGGGCCTGACGGTCTCCGCCGACGCCATCGCCGACGCCCGCGCGGTCGACCGGGGCGAACTGACCACCGACGAGGCCGTACGCAGGCGGATTCGGCAGTTCACCAAGCAGTGA